In Antechinus flavipes isolate AdamAnt ecotype Samford, QLD, Australia chromosome 3, AdamAnt_v2, whole genome shotgun sequence, a genomic segment contains:
- the LOC127556478 gene encoding olfactory receptor 14C36-like, which yields MSNFTSVTEFLLMGFSDIRELQILYSLLFFLIYSAGLMGNLLIVIITTMDRRLHTPMYFFLRNLSIVDACFISITIPPASINFLVNNRVISITGCATQIFLMIVMAYAEFTLLTVMARDRYVAICHPLHYPVIMNPRVCMQMTLTCLFTGLLYAGFHTGLTFQLSFCQSNVINQFFCDIPSLLKISCSETFSNTLSLLVSAVVVGAGCFTFITASYIRIFSTVLKFPVKEDQRKAFSTCVPHIIVVSLFLISGNYAYLQPPSDSGSFKDIILSIFYSIIPPSLNPIIYSLRNKQIKEAVRVVMRRKFLLRNKA from the coding sequence ATGTCTAACTTTACCTCCGTGACTGAATTTCTCCTTATGGGGTTTTCTGACATCAGAGAGCTACAGATCTtatattctttgcttttctttctcatttactcAGCAGGCCTGATGGGGAATCTCCTCAttgtcatcatcaccaccatGGACAGGAGACTCCACACCCCCATGTACTTTTTCCTTAGGAATCTGTCCATTGTGGATGCCTGCTTCATATCAATAACTATTCCCCCAGCATCCATCAACTTCCTGGTGAACAACAGGGTTATATCAATTACTGGATGTGCAACACAGATATTTCTGATGATTGTCATGGCATATGCTGAATTTACTTTGCTCACTGTCATGGCCCGTGATCGCTATGTTGCCATCTGCCATCCACTCCATTACCCAGTGATCATGAACCCTCGTGTGTGTATGCAGATGACCTTAACCTGCTTGTTCACTGGCCTTTTGTATGCAGGTTTCCATACTGGGTTAACATTTCAATTGTCTTTCTGCCAATCTAATGTGATCAATCAGTTTTTCTGTGATATCCCCTCTCTTCTGAAGATCTCTTGCTCAGAAACATTCAGCAACACACTATCCTTACTTGTTTCTGCTGTGGTGGTTGGGGCTGGCTGCTTTACCTTCATCACTGCATCTTATATTAGAATATTTTCCACTGTGCTTAAATTTCCAGTGAAAGAAGACCAAAGAAAAGCCTTCTCTACTTGTGTCCCTCATATCATTGTGGTTTCTTTGTTCCTTATTTCAGGCAATTATGCATACCTACAACCACCTTCAGATTCTGGGTCCTTTAAAGATATAATCCTTTCAATATTCTATTCCATAATACCTCCCTCTCTGAATCCCATTATATATAGTCTAAGGAACAAGCAGATAAAAGAGGCTGTAAGAGTGGTAATGAGGAGAAAGTTTTTGTTAAGGAATAAAGCATAA